The proteins below come from a single Triticum aestivum cultivar Chinese Spring chromosome 5D, IWGSC CS RefSeq v2.1, whole genome shotgun sequence genomic window:
- the LOC123119903 gene encoding protein TRI1, with protein sequence MSATAIRSGELLAFPAALRRGLPVASASVVAFRLRAPVAGRVAVRVVAAAAEGAGAEAEAEGKPKPKKKRAASGIMKPKPISPELREFVGGAAELPRTEALKIIWAHIKGNNLQDPENKKIIVCDEKLKKIFGGRDRVGFLEISGLLNPHFQK encoded by the exons ATGTCGGCGACGGCcatccgctccggcgagctcctcgcTTTTCCCGCCGCGCTGAGGCGTGGCCTGCCCGTGGCTTCTGCCTCGGTGGTCGCGTTCCGGTTGAGGGCGCCAGTGGCCGGGCGCGTGGCGGTCAGGGttgtcgcggcggcggcggagggggcaggggcggaggcggaggcggaaggGAAGCCGAAGccgaagaagaagagggcagcgAGCGGGATCATGAAGCCTAAGCCGATTTCTCCGGAGCTAAGGGAGTTTGTCGGAGGCGCGGCGGAGCTGCCCCGGACAGAGGCGCTCAAGATCATCTGGGCGCACATCAAGGGAAACAACCTCCAG GATCCCGAGAACAAGAAGATAATAGTCTGCGATGAGAAACTGAAGAAGATATTTGGAGGGCGTGACCGTGTTGGGTTTCTTGAGATCTCTGGGCTCCTCAATCCCCATTTCCAGAAATGA